The following proteins come from a genomic window of Pirellula staleyi DSM 6068:
- a CDS encoding RluA family pseudouridine synthase, whose product MTSLPFEILLEDSAVLVVNKPAGILTQAPLGIDSLEWQIKRYLQSTEKSEVPYLGVPHRLDRPVSGCICFAKNQKAARKISQQFEARLVQKTYWALVSGIVHPTRSTWVDHLKKLDGEPRTIVVDERDPEGKNAILHYELLETREGRSLLAITLETGRTHQIRVQCGSRGFPLLGDRLYGSAEPFGPLAADERDQLIALHARTLAFRHPVTKEDLIFTAQVPAIWSPFGLETIATSRPDSGAVAS is encoded by the coding sequence ATGACCTCCTTGCCGTTTGAGATTCTGCTGGAAGATAGCGCCGTTCTGGTGGTGAACAAGCCTGCGGGAATCCTCACGCAGGCGCCGCTCGGTATCGACAGCCTCGAATGGCAAATCAAACGATACCTGCAATCCACGGAGAAATCGGAAGTCCCCTATCTCGGGGTTCCGCATCGTCTCGATCGACCGGTATCGGGCTGCATTTGCTTTGCGAAGAACCAAAAAGCGGCACGCAAAATCTCGCAGCAGTTCGAAGCTCGTTTAGTTCAGAAAACCTACTGGGCCCTCGTCTCGGGAATCGTTCATCCAACCCGCAGCACTTGGGTCGACCACCTCAAGAAACTCGATGGCGAGCCACGCACGATCGTGGTCGACGAGCGTGATCCGGAGGGAAAAAACGCGATCTTGCACTATGAACTGCTCGAGACTCGCGAAGGCCGTTCGCTCCTCGCAATCACGCTCGAAACGGGTCGAACGCATCAAATTCGAGTGCAGTGCGGTTCACGCGGATTTCCGCTCCTCGGGGATCGACTGTATGGGAGCGCTGAACCATTTGGACCACTAGCGGCTGATGAGCGCGATCAACTCATCGCGCTGCATGCCCGCACGCTCGCGTTTCGGCATCCTGTGACAAAAGAAGACCTGATCTTTACCGCCCAGGTCCCTGCCATCTGGTCTCCATTTGGGCTCGAGACCATTGCCACCAGTCGGCCAGATTCAGGTGCAGTTGCGTCGTAA
- a CDS encoding Gfo/Idh/MocA family oxidoreductase, giving the protein MPLSQVSRRSFLVTTAAASTVFAAPLVLPRSVFGANERIITGHIGVGGQGKSNLGGFMNNVAAICDVDSNRIAAVAKMLEEKGKTVETFGDYRKLLDRKDLDAVVISTPDHWHALHTIHACQAGKDVYCEKPLSLTITEGRKMVEAARANSRVVQTGSQQRSDAKFRQACELVRSGRLGKISTVLVGIPGPNHPGQLGPDGDPPPELNYEMWLGPAPQRPYNTKRVHYNFRFFWDYSGGQMTNFGAHHIDIAQWGLGMDESGPISTEGEATFHPQKYHEVTETCRITHTYANGVTVVVGQKQSDIPQGATFIGEKGKIFVTRGKITSDPESILKEPLAADDVHLYVSKSHHGNFLDCIKTREKPICDVEIGHRSATVCHLGNIAARLGRKIQWDPAAEKIVGDDEAAAMVARPYREPWKLEG; this is encoded by the coding sequence ATGCCATTGTCGCAAGTTTCTCGTCGATCTTTTCTCGTCACCACCGCAGCGGCTTCAACTGTTTTTGCCGCGCCGCTCGTTCTCCCACGCAGCGTGTTTGGCGCTAACGAGCGAATCATCACCGGCCACATTGGTGTCGGTGGTCAAGGTAAATCCAACCTTGGTGGATTTATGAACAACGTCGCAGCCATTTGCGACGTCGATTCCAACCGCATTGCTGCGGTTGCCAAGATGCTCGAAGAGAAGGGGAAGACGGTCGAAACTTTTGGCGACTATCGCAAGCTGCTCGATCGCAAGGATCTTGATGCTGTTGTCATCAGCACCCCCGATCACTGGCACGCGCTCCACACCATCCATGCCTGCCAAGCGGGCAAAGATGTTTACTGCGAAAAGCCGCTGTCGCTCACCATCACCGAAGGTCGCAAGATGGTCGAAGCCGCTCGCGCCAACAGCCGCGTGGTACAAACCGGATCCCAGCAGCGCAGCGATGCCAAATTCCGCCAAGCCTGCGAGCTAGTGCGAAGTGGTCGCCTCGGCAAGATTTCGACCGTTCTCGTGGGTATCCCTGGCCCGAATCATCCTGGACAGCTAGGGCCCGATGGAGATCCACCTCCCGAGCTGAACTACGAAATGTGGCTTGGCCCAGCTCCGCAGCGTCCATACAACACCAAGCGAGTCCACTACAACTTCCGCTTCTTCTGGGACTACTCCGGTGGTCAGATGACCAACTTTGGTGCCCACCATATCGACATTGCTCAGTGGGGACTTGGCATGGACGAGAGTGGCCCCATCTCGACCGAAGGCGAGGCGACTTTCCATCCTCAGAAGTATCACGAAGTGACTGAAACCTGCCGCATCACGCACACCTATGCCAATGGAGTGACGGTGGTCGTCGGGCAGAAGCAGAGCGATATTCCTCAAGGGGCTACATTCATTGGCGAGAAGGGAAAAATCTTCGTCACCCGTGGCAAGATCACCAGCGATCCCGAATCGATCTTGAAAGAGCCACTAGCGGCCGACGATGTTCACCTCTACGTCAGCAAGAGCCATCACGGTAACTTCCTCGACTGCATCAAGACCCGCGAGAAACCGATTTGCGACGTCGAAATCGGCCACCGCAGTGCGACGGTTTGTCACCTTGGAAACATTGCGGCTCGTTTAGGCCGTAAAATCCAGTGGGACCCAGCTGCTGAGAAAATCGTTGGTGACGACGAAGCTGCCGCTATGGTTGCTCGTCCTTATCGCGAGCCTTGGAAGCTCGAAGGTTAA
- a CDS encoding PfkB family carbohydrate kinase translates to MTPRPTILAMGAVAVDHVLVTEAFPREDSKSRVVREYRVVGGCIGTAARAAAALGAKVKYAGKLGTSSEAELVLQALLRSGVDTRLVQRDETSQPIRSVILESEATHSRTVLYNLEDCAPASETWPVEEEISSSDLLLIDHFGMEGMLRAARIAAAASIPIVADFEHDARAEFVELLSLVDHLILAREFALRITATSSPAAACDALWTNARQVVAISCGNEGLYYRDRSTAKPKQMPAIRVIAQRTTGCGDVLHGAYTAAYLRTRDVPHALKFGVAAAAAHAEKPWEDGASIELKRVEQLLAQTAR, encoded by the coding sequence ATGACTCCAAGGCCCACGATCCTGGCCATGGGAGCCGTGGCTGTCGATCACGTGCTGGTGACTGAGGCATTTCCTCGCGAGGATAGTAAATCGCGCGTGGTCCGCGAGTACCGCGTTGTCGGTGGCTGTATCGGAACAGCAGCGCGAGCAGCAGCGGCGCTCGGTGCGAAGGTAAAGTACGCAGGAAAGCTGGGAACAAGCAGCGAAGCAGAGCTTGTGCTGCAAGCGCTGCTGCGATCGGGCGTCGATACACGCCTCGTCCAGCGTGATGAAACATCGCAGCCGATCCGCTCGGTCATCCTCGAAAGCGAAGCGACCCATTCACGCACCGTCCTCTACAACCTCGAGGACTGCGCGCCGGCGAGTGAAACGTGGCCTGTAGAGGAGGAGATCAGCAGCAGCGATCTGCTGCTCATCGATCACTTTGGCATGGAGGGGATGCTTCGCGCGGCTCGCATCGCGGCAGCTGCGTCGATTCCGATCGTGGCAGATTTCGAGCACGACGCTCGCGCTGAATTCGTGGAGCTTTTATCGCTCGTCGATCATCTGATTCTCGCCCGCGAATTCGCGCTGCGCATTACTGCGACATCAAGCCCTGCGGCGGCCTGCGATGCTCTTTGGACCAACGCGCGACAGGTGGTCGCCATCTCATGCGGCAACGAAGGTTTGTACTATCGCGATCGATCCACCGCGAAGCCAAAACAGATGCCTGCAATTCGTGTGATCGCACAGCGCACAACAGGTTGCGGCGACGTTTTGCACGGAGCCTATACCGCAGCCTATCTTCGCACGCGTGACGTGCCGCATGCACTGAAGTTTGGCGTTGCGGCAGCAGCAGCTCACGCAGAGAAGCCTTGGGAAGATGGTGCATCGATCGAGCTAAAACGGGTCGAGCAGCTACTGGCACAAACCGCGAGATAG
- a CDS encoding PTS sugar transporter subunit IIA codes for MPRRDFDLESLAKYLHLSPQQVQKLVDRGKVPGRRIGGEWRFSRDEIHHWLEDRIGAADDADLAQVEQVLRTSRALTDEDPLRIHELLLPEAIAIPLPARTRKSVIRSMVDLVAKTGLVWDIDRVLEAVEQREILHPTALDCGVALLHPRRPMTASVAQPLLAMGRTTQGLPFGAAGGQLTDIYFLIMSTDDAGHLNTLARLSRMLSADGFLDALREATSPGDVLAAMEQFDGLFESPSESSS; via the coding sequence ATGCCACGCCGCGACTTCGATCTCGAAAGCCTAGCGAAGTATTTGCACCTCTCACCGCAGCAGGTGCAAAAACTCGTTGATCGAGGCAAGGTTCCCGGTCGTCGTATTGGTGGGGAGTGGCGTTTCTCGCGCGATGAAATTCACCACTGGCTCGAGGATCGAATCGGGGCAGCCGACGACGCCGATCTAGCGCAGGTGGAGCAAGTGCTGCGTACTTCGCGCGCTCTTACCGACGAAGATCCCCTCCGCATCCACGAACTTTTGTTGCCGGAAGCGATTGCAATTCCGCTTCCCGCACGGACCCGTAAAAGCGTCATTCGATCGATGGTCGATCTTGTCGCCAAAACGGGACTGGTGTGGGATATCGACCGCGTGCTCGAGGCGGTCGAGCAGCGCGAAATCTTGCATCCCACGGCGCTCGACTGCGGTGTGGCACTGCTCCACCCTCGGCGACCGATGACCGCGAGTGTGGCTCAGCCCCTCCTGGCCATGGGACGGACCACCCAAGGCCTGCCGTTCGGTGCTGCTGGTGGACAACTGACCGACATCTACTTCCTGATCATGTCGACCGATGACGCGGGTCATCTCAACACCCTCGCGCGACTCAGCCGCATGCTCTCAGCTGACGGATTCCTCGACGCACTTCGCGAAGCTACATCGCCTGGCGATGTGCTGGCGGCGATGGAGCAATTCGATGGACTGTTTGAAAGTCCTTCGGAGTCGTCGTCATGA
- a CDS encoding inositol monophosphatase family protein, which produces MADFLTVCEAAARAGGRVLLDWQHRFTPKEKSPRDLVTQADLESQRAIRKVILTAFPDHDFLGEEDAGLAAEGDASARNPDSPFRWIVDPLDGTANYVHRLQTFAVSIALTFHGELIVGCVLDPVSNECYLAARGQGATLNGNRIESSICVDPGQAMVAVSFSPNVHRESIEISRFVETLDACQSVRRLGSAALNLAYVAAGRLDCYFTTSVNAWDVAAGFLLVEEAGGIICGLEGEKVSLDRPHFIASSTAELSAAMRGVLARAT; this is translated from the coding sequence ATGGCCGATTTTCTGACCGTCTGCGAAGCAGCAGCCCGCGCTGGCGGTCGTGTGTTGCTCGATTGGCAACATCGATTTACCCCCAAAGAAAAGTCGCCTCGCGACCTTGTGACCCAAGCCGATTTGGAATCGCAGCGGGCAATTCGTAAGGTGATTTTGACTGCCTTTCCCGATCATGACTTCCTGGGTGAAGAAGACGCCGGACTGGCCGCCGAAGGGGATGCATCGGCGCGTAATCCCGATTCTCCCTTCCGCTGGATTGTCGACCCACTCGATGGCACAGCCAACTACGTCCATCGGCTCCAGACATTCGCCGTTTCGATCGCACTCACCTTTCATGGCGAGTTAATCGTCGGCTGCGTGCTGGATCCTGTGTCGAACGAATGCTACCTCGCCGCTCGTGGACAAGGGGCAACGCTCAACGGAAATCGCATTGAGTCAAGTATTTGCGTCGACCCCGGCCAAGCCATGGTGGCGGTCAGTTTCTCTCCGAACGTGCACCGCGAATCGATCGAGATCAGCCGATTTGTGGAAACCCTCGACGCTTGCCAGTCGGTCCGTCGGCTCGGGTCGGCTGCACTCAACCTTGCCTACGTCGCCGCCGGTCGACTCGATTGCTACTTCACCACGAGTGTTAATGCGTGGGATGTTGCCGCTGGCTTTCTCCTGGTGGAGGAAGCGGGGGGAATAATTTGCGGCCTCGAAGGCGAAAAAGTATCACTGGATCGTCCGCACTTCATCGCCAGTTCGACAGCCGAACTATCGGCCGCGATGCGGGGGGTGCTAGCGCGTGCTACCTAG